One Rattus norvegicus strain BN/NHsdMcwi chromosome 18, GRCr8, whole genome shotgun sequence DNA segment encodes these proteins:
- the Scgb3a2 gene encoding secretoglobin family 3A member 2 — MKVVPIFLLVTIGICGYSATAFLINSVPLPVDKVLPLPLDNLIPLFDPLKMLLKTLGISVEHLVEGLKKCVNELGPEASEAVKKLLEALSHLV, encoded by the exons ATGAAGGTGGTACCCATCTTTCTGCTGGTGACGATTGGTATTTGTGGTTATTCTG CCACTGCCTTTCTTATCAACAGTGTCCCTCTTCCTGTTGACAAAGTGTTACCTTTACCTTTGGACAACCTTATTCCCTTATTTGATCCCTTGAAGATGCTTCTGAAAACCCTGGGAATTTCTGTAGAACATCTGGTGGAAGGGCTGAAGAAGTGCGTGAATGAGCTGGGGCCAGAGGCTTCAGAGGCTGTGAAGAAGCTTCTG gagGCTCTATCACACCTGGTATAA